One Euphorbia lathyris chromosome 1, ddEupLath1.1, whole genome shotgun sequence DNA segment encodes these proteins:
- the LOC136211152 gene encoding agamous-like MADS-box protein TM6: MGRGKIVYKKIDNPTSMQVTFSKRRSGIRKKAEELSILCDAQICLIMRSSTGRFYEFTTPTTTAKKMFDRYQKERDTDLWHNQYERMQEELKRLREKNHMLKRGIWHRMGRDLHDLSIPDLIELEETMISALDVIRVARIKDMMKKTNTLNKKVRSLEEEQQNLAHHIGARFEEYGLLEDEYISEMTLNRNSEYGVTHLYAFPLHHAHAHALRMP, from the exons atgggtCGAGGAAAGATTGTTTACAAGAAGATTGACAACCCAACGAGCATGCAAGTAACCTTCTCTAAAAGAAGATCTGGTATTCGCAAGAAAGCTGAAGAACTTTCTATTCTTTGTGATGCTCAGATCTGTCTTATTATGCGTTCCAGCACTGGAAGATTCTACGAGTTCACTACTCCTACCACTAC GGCAAAGAAGATGTTTGACAGATATCAGAAGGAGAGGGATACAGATCTGTGGCACAATCAATATGAG agaatgcaagaggaactcaaaaGATTGAGGGAGAAGAATCACATGCTCAAAAGAGGAATTTG GCACAGGATGGGTAGGGATTTACACGATTTAAGCATTCCTGACCTCATCGAACTTGAGGAAACTATGATTTCTGCTCTGGATGTTATACGTGTAGCAAGG ATTAAGGATATGATGAAAAAGACAAACACTTTGAATAAGAAG GTACGAAGTCTAGAGGAAGAACAACAAAATCTAGCACATCATATT GGTGCAAGATTTGAGGAATATGGTTTACTGGAAGATGAATATATATCAGAAATGACACTGAATCGGAATTCGGAATATGGAGTGACACACCTCTACGCGTTCCCTCTCCACCACGCACACGCACACGCACTGAGGATGCCATGA